Part of the Vigna angularis cultivar LongXiaoDou No.4 chromosome 1, ASM1680809v1, whole genome shotgun sequence genome, CTTAAGGTGATGTTCCTTGTGCTAACATTGTTTGTATGTATTTGACCTCTAAAGTATTTCATATGATACTCACTAACcgaaaaagtttcaatttttatactttttttacttTCTGAAGGCCGAATTCCTTGATGGTTTTTTCTAATCATTCATAATTCATATGGGTGTGACATTTGAATGATGGCATCctcttttcatttcttaatatatCATATCTGCTAAGCCATTCTTATTGACACAATGTTTACTGCTTGCAGTACATAACAGAAACACTGCTAGTACTGAAGTTCCTCATTACTGTTGAGTTTTGAGTTGTATTCCAACCTcgttatatataataaatttactatAATTGCAGGTTCTGATCCCTCTGAGTGGACCTTTGACAGAGCAACAACTGTTTGATACCTATGGCCTAGAAAAATCATGCCAACAAGCAGAAGATGCTCTTTCACAAGGAATGGAAAAACTTCAGCAAATGCTTGCTGACAGTGTTGGGCGAGGACACTTAGTTGAAGGAACCCACATTCCACAGATGGATACTGCAATGGAGAGGTTGGAAGCTCTGGTGAGCTTTGTCAATCAGGTAATGTAATCTATGCTTCACTTACTATTATTTTAGGGCCATAAGTATCtttcaaaaaatttctttaaGGAATATTAAGAtagaaaaagatataaaaacaaaaataaatttttgggtgagttaaaattaatttatgtttaagcaaatttataaaagttcttttatattatttttctaaaatttcattttattttgattttgtgcacgagttaattttaacttatgggACATTGAGAGTTTCCTCCTAGTGATCCTCACGAGATTGTTGTATAAATTGTGATAGAATATGTTGAATATCCAATATTAGGTTTCCTgacaaataagaaaatgaagtttatgaaagaaaattttTCATATGAATTTAGAGCTACTTTTAGCTTGAATAAACATCTTAAAATGCTTTGAAAGAATTTTGGCAACCTCATGGACTGCAACATGGATTACGTCGAATATGATCTCTTGTAGAGGTTAAAAAATTGTGCTTTCCCTAAGAGAATATGACatcatctttaaataaaaactttaaggtaataaaataaatttatagtttaCTTATATGTTTAACTTGTTTATTTATAGATGATGTGATATTTGAATCTAAACAATTTTTCATtactcattttatattttatttatttataagtcgatcatcaaaacaaattatagaattatgaaatttttttattaatttttcttttattattgtgaatgtttatatatatatatatatatatatatatatatatatatatatatatatatatatatatatatatatattacacaatAGTTTTAcctaaaaatatagaaattaaattaagtgaaagtattctaaaaatataactaaatacGTATCATATTCtctaaattttctcaaaagTATGTATTAATACTAATATCTTAACAAAAACCAAGGCAAAAAAAAGGGTTTCTAAAACAACTTTATCTTCATTTCTTCCTTTATAAGTTGATTTCGAGTATACTTAAAGGAATTTAGATGTTTAAGCATTTTGATTATGTGTATTCCAATTGAACATATCTTCGATCGTAAATAACAACCTCCTTCATCTTGAGTTACTCATAATCTAATAAATCCCTTTAACTATgctagttttaatttaattattaggaTTTTATATTACCAATTTCTCTGAATAAGCATTAGACAAGAGTGTAACAATATATGAAGgtagaaatgaaaaacaatttgaatatgaaaaaaCCTTCTCAAATAATAAACATGTTACATGAGTACTCATCTACAACTCTTACATGGTAATATTGTATTAATCTATGAGCACATGTATTTTGATTATAGGTCaaagaataatttagaaaagaatatttagtttttattgacAACAAGTTTAAAAGGTTGAATCTTCTGCTAAACCTAAGATGTGTGACACAGGCTGATCATCTACGACAAGAAACCTTGCGACAAATGTATCGAATACTTAGCATACATGAGATTGGTCAGTTTCTGCTTGTTCTAGGAGAATATTTTCAACGCTTAAGGGCTTTGAGCAAACTTTGGGCTAATCGATCTCGAGAAGCACTTCCTTAGTCATCAAACACATATTATACCAAACAAAAACCAATGACCCATGAACATATAATCAAGTGTCTATATCATTATCCAAATCATGTTCTCTGGCTGCTCACATTTTTCCAGTACTGAGAACTTGTAAATAGTTGTTTCTTACATTTCATATCCTATTTGGTTGTGTCAATTGTGTATAATATAGAATAGCAGAGcaaaatgttttgaaatttgcaTAATCCTTTTATGATCTTTGTGAAATATAGAAATTGTTTTTGTATTATTCCATAGGACAAATTATCGATTTTTACATCATTGATAGAATTTTTTTACTAGGATAGATTGAGAAAATTGATCATCTTCGATATGAGTTGTCCATATAAAAGATTTAACACCACATTAAAGATAAAATCTTAAAGCTTAATGtttgtgaattttgttttctttatctaAATATTAACTTTCTCATTTTTCCTTAAAACGAAACTTTAACTCAGTTGAATTTCTAATATTGAATGTCCAGCACCTTCTTTGTGCATGAGTTTGGAGGAGTGTGGTATGAAGACATCttaatatttgaattggttattatttgattaattgatcaaaaacataatttatttggGAACGTATGCATTCCCCTTCTAGGTTTCTGATACTAACTTTATCAAGGGATGAACGTTACccatatatattatctttttcctAGTCAAAAGATAATAATTTCGATTAACTAAAGTACTATATCCTCTTTATTTCCGGTTTCCAAACCCCCAAATTCTTATTAGactttagattaaaaaaaaaacaattaatttctATGTcttgttttaaatgtttttctttattaatcaACTCGTTACTTTCTATCATTACAAACCCATGTATGTCTTAAATGTTTTTCTCCATCATgactattattaatttaattatccCAATCGATATTTTGTTTACTGACATAATCAACACTAAATTTGTTGATTCAGTCGACATTGAATTTAAGATCATACAATCTCCTTAATCTTAACGTCGTAGAATTTAAGACCAAACTTTCAACCCTATATCTATACTTGAATTTGCTTACCCTATTGGCGTATGATTTGATGATCCAATTTGCTTTGGTCACCCACTCTTACCCTTAGTACATGAGATGTTTTGATAAAGGTTGTTTCTCCATGTACCTACAAACATTTCATCATACACCTCcaactttttaaaatagttttaaaggTTATGTTTctcttcaacaaattttgaaatccattgaagtttttgaaaattgatttaaCGAATTTCAAAGTCcgttaaagaaaaaatcattcaaCGAATTTAAAAATCTGTTAAAGTCTTTGAAAATTCTTTCAATAGATTTCGAAATCTGTTAAAGAAAAAATCCTtcaacagatttcaaaatccgTTAAAGCCTTGAAAAAACATTCAACGGATTTTGAAATCCATTGAAACACAAAAGATGGGATGTAGGATTTTTTGAATGATAGaagatagttttaaaattttaaaaatattaggtGTAGGGAGAAATGATTGGAGATGTAAAGAGAAACCACCTTTGATAAAAGGTCTTCTACCGAAATTCCTATTTGTCTTGAGAAAACTTAGAATTTAAAACGCCTTATTTTCCTGTGCACATCCATCAAATGTCACATAATTATTGTCAAATGTGTCACTTTTCATACCCTTGGACTAAACTAGATATCCTTAGAGAAACTAGCATTTATACATTGTCAAGAAAAAATTCATGTTTTTCATCGTACAAAAACCTTAAGCAAGTCTGTTAATGAAAGCTTGGTTAGTGTTGATTCTTGCAAATATGAAGAACTCACATGCAAAAACTACATGGATGAAATCTTTTTATGCTATGTGTATGATGTTGTATTTGTAAATCTAGGATTGTGTTTTTCCTTAGAtactttttaaacaaaaaatttaacttgATGAATGTTGTCTTTGCTAAACTTCATCCAAATAGTGGATATTTGTTTGAACTCTCTAAATCTTGTGCACTCATTTAGGCGTGTTCACTTGAGTGAGAAGATTTGAAGAAAAGTGAGTAGATAAATTTGAGggaatttgagaataaaatgtgtattatttttttaagagatttgaaagtgattgaaaattgatttaaaaatataatttataaaagtttgtaAAGATTTGACTAtgtgatatattaaaaaatatattttaattgatagaaaataaatattaaattattcttaatagtaatagtaatataaattaatatttaatagtaacatatttttttggtcaaaaatatttaaaatagtagaattaaaaagaaatgagAATCCTAGGGAGCATACCAAATAAAAGCcaaatccaaaaccttaaaatgACATAATTGGCAGCATAAGATTGTTTTTCAAATCCAGAATCATTATACACACGTATATACCAATGTCAGTCCAACAAACATCCATATCCAacttaaataaaactataacaTACCAGAGCCAGTAGTAGTAATAACTTGCCTATACTTCTTGTCCTGAACACTAGTTTCATAGTCCTAGGCTTGGTAACGACGTAGCCATCATAATTTAGTTCAAGCTGATCACATTCTTCACCTTCAATCCCCCAACACCCTCTTGTTATCTCTACCCCATAGGCTTCAACCACCACCGAGTTCAACATCACCTTGATCTTGCTATTATTCATCACCTTGCTCGCATAATCTTCGAGGCACTGAACGTGTTCCTCTGATGAATTATGTACACCTCAGAATTGTATTGTGAGGAATGTCACCTTCTCCATGACCAAGTTCTCGCCACCAATCACCGCTAGCGGCTTGTTTCGAAAAATTGGGGCGATGCCGTCGTAGACAGTGCACGCAAAGATCCTCGAATTCCAATAACCGTAAGGGCGTCGTTGCCAGAGCCAGGGAACAAAATGTGCTTGGATACGGTGTCGGTGGTAACGATGACAAAGTCAGCCTCGACAATGCGCGAATACAGATGGAGTCGATTACAATGTATTGAAATCGATTATCACCTTCTTGGAATCAATTCCTACGATGTTTGTGGAATGAGTTACGACTTTGAATAATCGATTTCATTTTTCAGTGGTGGTGCTTGGTGAAATCCGTTACACGGGGAATCAGTTCCCTCTCCTTCATCTTCAACTGACCATCATGGAAGTTGTTTCATGTTATATGCAAAGCATCCAAAACATGTTTAAACATCCAAAACAATGTTCATTGTAAATGGATGTCTTTTGTGATAGAAATATCAAGTTGTAATGTTATGTTTATATAATATTGTGTTATCAATTAATTTATGACACACTCCACACTGATATATTGCAAAAAATTAccaaatactttttaaattatcatatcATTACACATTGTTATATTGGAGAAAAATTAGCAGAAAGTTTTCAAATTACTAGATCCTTAGACATTGTTATATTGGAGAAAAATAGTAGAAAGTTTTCAAATTAGTAGATCATTCCAAATAGTAGGAAAATTAATACGTTTGTAAATGTCAATGACTCAAACTTTTTAATAACTGAAAATGTTTATTCATTTCATATCTTTACCTAATGCAATCAAAATTTTCCATTACAAAAAGTGAAATCCTTCGACCTTGAACACCTAATCTACATACTATATTTAATAAATCTAATAATAGAATTTTCATGAACCAAGATACCACAATAATGTTAACTACACCCAACAAACAAACCAAACCCTATTAAGAACTTCACCCACTTTCTCCAAACCTTAACTTCTTTCTCTAGATTATATATCTTCCTTCTTTATCTCACAATAGTAGCATCCCTTTCATCACCACCATCTTCAGCGTaccatttgaaatatttatactCAATCAAagcttcattttttattctattattcaCAACAATGATAACAAAATATAACCTTGTTAGTTGCAAATCAAAATagcaaaaataaatcaaaacaaaaacttcATAAGTCTGACCTTGTACTTACAATTAAGATAATCCCAAAATTGTCTCCTACCATTCTTAGCAGTTCTAACCGTTCTCAACTCATCAAGATCTCTACAGTTATAAGTGGGTGCTCCACCCAACCCCTTAGAGGAAAAACTATGATTTTGCATACGCCACGAATTATAAGAGCAAGATGAAGTGGAATGATCCCTTAACATAACACGTAGAAATAGTCCACAAAGGTGAAAGACAACCTCTGGGGATTATGACAACTTATATGTTCTCTCCTAAAAGGACATGACACACAAATTATGTTTTCTTCCCTCCAATTGCCATGTTTTCTCCCCTGCAACTTATGATTCTTATCATTTCTACCATGTTTACGTTCAACAATAACATTTCATCACTATCTTAACTATGTTTACTCAAACATAATAAAagagactaaattgaacattttaaaaattgttaaatatgtttttaatcccttaacttttagtgaaaattaaaattagttaaaactTTGAACCAATTTAGTCCCTTATCTTTAGAACTACGTGCATTTAGTactttaaccaaattttgttaagcttatttaatgttttaaatgcgtttataaaataacattgaaatagatcaaaaaaacctaacaaaatttagttaaaaggattaaattcacacatttctaagaTTGAGGgacatttttacaaaaaatcaaggaatcaaaatcatatttaactcttcataaaaaatacaaaaactaaattaaaccaaacaataataataagacCAATTGAAtcaacttaagaaaaaaattagaagaccaaagcatataaaagaatatatcttttgcaataaattttaatttttaaattgaatgcTTTTAGACTATGCTTTCAACTTGGTATTGATTTCTGTACTTTAAAAACTAATGAATTAGTTTTGaaatcttataatattaaaaattcgaaaataaagataatataaaaatatcaaaactgaATATACTGTCAATTTAATACTTCCATCcattttgtaataataaaaatcatactaaatatttaaatattaaaaaaaattaaaaacaagacTGAATTCATtgatttagaaatataaaagctaaagaaaagtttgaaaaaaaaggtAGGACCAAATACGTACGTTTCTTTAATACttctgttattttattttaacagaTATGTTTAAAAACATGTACTACACCAAATCTAATTTTGctttcatttaatatttggTCACGTGCAACACGATCATcgtaaaatcaaagaaaaacgTCAAGTCTACACCTAGCTTAGGATATCGCTTCAGGAACAAAGATTTCCGTACGAATTAAATTTCCGACTCTTAGTTTATCATTATTCAACTAAAACTATAACGTTTTAAATGTATTAGTTTTGACGTCTAAAGTCTCGTATTCGTATTTTGTAGATTCACGTTTTGACCCGGTGCGCCACCAAACGCGCCTTAAGAACCTATTTTTTCGTTGTACTCATTGATTTTCTTCGTCGGACTAagatatgttaataatttttataataatttttataacaactttttttacaataattacgtattattattttattaattcgtttgaatttatttttaaaaaatatttaaaacaaactaATTATATGGGATTTAAGCTGCATATTGTTCTTGAATGCAAACTTTTTGATGCATACACTGCTCTTTCATTAAATGGAGGGGAACACCCTCACTTCGcaattttagttcatttctGTGAACTAAAGTTATTGCCTTCAAACACATTTTGGTTCCATTCTCAGACTTTTCATTCATCTGCTCACAACTTTGATAAAGAGTAGTCCAAGGCATCCACGAGAAAATCTGCACACAAGAACAATACTCATTGAAATGACAGTGCTAGAGAAGCTTCAGAAAATAATATATGGAATATGCGTGTATATTATACCTGCATCATCTTTGGTGAAACACATTGGTGGCTTGATCCGGAAAACGTTTCCATGGATTCCTCCTTTCCCCACTAGAACACCAAGTTCTTCAAGGTgtataaaacaaacaaattaatcaTTACACTGTTTGGAAGATATTCTTGAAAAGAAAGCTTCAGATTCATAAAATGGTTTTTGTCTAACCTCGAAGTTTCTCAAACACAACAGCAGTTTCAGCCTTTGCAGGTGTCTTGTCTTTACGGTCAGTAACCATCTCTACTCCCACCATTAAGCCTCTTCCCCTCACGTTTCCGATGACTGACGTAATATACACAATGATAATGAGAATAATCAACCAAAACAAGCAGAAACATTGTTGTGCTGTGGAATTGCTttagaaaacatattttaaaatgataaaaaaatgagaagaaaatcAATTAGACCCCAACTTTTTGGGTTATGttaaaatgagaagaaaatgagaagaCCACATACTTTCATGTCTTTGCTCAAGTACTCTCAAACGCTCAAGCAAGTGAGAGCCAACTTCAGCAGAATGAGCTTGACGCTTCTCCTTATCAAGAACCCTGAGCACGGCAAGTCCACCAGCAGAACAGACAGGGTTCCCACCAAACGTATTAAATTGAATCTTCTGTGCCATCACACTAGCTATTTCTGGAGTTGTAACTACAGCTCCTAATGGCAGACCATTGCCAATACCCTGATACAAATATGGCAGACTATAATGcagatgaataaaataaaatctacaatGAAATATAACAGAAAAATTGTGTACTTAATGGAAACATCATAATAGCAAAACATCTTAtacataagaaagaaaaaacaggAGGCTGTGATAGAAACTTATAATGCGTTATGAGGTTTATAGGATACAAATATGCAACACTTCACGAAATGGTAAAACAAACAATGAGATGGCGGTATAGACCTTTGCCATGGTAACTATATCAGGAATGACACCCTGTGTCTCAAATCCCCAATAATGGCTTCCCGTTCGGCCAAAACCAGTTTGAACTTCATCAGCAATGCAGACACCACCAGCCTTATGTACAATATCATAAATAAGTTTCAAATACCCTGGTGCCAGTTCAACTGTTCCTCCAACTCCCTAGAATAAGCCATGAACAGACggtaaacaaaacaaaaagaaaagtcaaGGGGATGTTGTTAACACagctttaaaaacaaaaaacttaagCACGACTTATATTCTACATACTTGAATTGTTTCAGCTATAAATCCAGCAACTTTTCCTGAAGTTCCATAGTCAATATGATCTTGGACATCCTTTGCATAACTAGCAGCATCTGCACCAAAGACTCCACGATATGGATCTGGATTCATAACGTGATGAACATGACCCTAAAAGGTTTAAATCATTGTTAAGAATAGGTACATTGCACCagatttaaatagaaaaatagcACATTCATGATTTTACAATGTGATTAAACTAGTTTGGTTTTTGCATGTTGTTGACAACGAATAAAAATTCACAACAGCTTCTAGCACCAActtattgaagaagaaaaaggatcTCACCCTCCCCTCTCATATTACATAAGACTGCACAACCAATGATTCtgattgaaattcaaaattgcAGTGTATAAACAAAGGTCAACTGAAAAGTTGTGATAAAAACATACAGACGAACCTCTGGAATTGGATATTTCCACGTGTTTAGAGCAGTCAAACCAAGTGTACTAGAGCTCCCCCCGTGATACGCATTTCTCAGAGAAATCATATCAAGACTACCGGTATATAAACGGGCCATCATCATTGCTAATTCATTTGCTTCTGAACCagaatttacaaaataaacgACCTGCAATTGAAAATCATGTCTTTGAATATCCACAATTAGGATCCTCACAGAAAGAAATTTAGCACATTAAAAACCTAATATTTCATTTCTCAGATCAATGTATGGTATGACGGAGGAATGCCCGCTTCTACTTCTCattcactaaaaatattaactGACAAGAAATAAAACAGATATTAATGGTGACATGGAAAAATTGTCACTGGTTTGGAGGCATGGTAATACTAAATCATTGATATCAGGCATTTTAAGAAGGGGAGGCATAATGCAATGACAAGGTCAAAGATTccaagaacaaaaaaaaaacaaaccttAAGGTTTCCAGGCATTTTTGATGCCAAAGCCTCAGCAAAATCACCAATTGTATGGTTTAGATATATGGTTGTTGCATGTTGCAGAAGTTTACTCTGCTCCGTAATGGCATTCAATATTTCAGGGTGGCAATGTCCGCAAGAAACAGTAACTATCCCCGCAAAAGCATCAATATAACGCCTCCCACTGTCATCATAAAGATATTGCATCTTCCCCTCCACGATATTCAGCTATACACCcattcaaattttgattcaCACATCAGTTACGATAAATAaat contains:
- the LOC108323918 gene encoding alanine--glyoxylate aminotransferase 2 homolog 1, mitochondrial — its product is MTAMQRSLKTTIAVASHRASFSSLQRSAAAAATADTVVTPPHQLPPFDHKPAPYKGPSADEVFAKRKTFLGPSLFHYYQKPLNIVEGKMQYLYDDSGRRYIDAFAGIVTVSCGHCHPEILNAITEQSKLLQHATTIYLNHTIGDFAEALASKMPGNLKVVYFVNSGSEANELAMMMARLYTGSLDMISLRNAYHGGSSSTLGLTALNTWKYPIPEGHVHHVMNPDPYRGVFGADAASYAKDVQDHIDYGTSGKVAGFIAETIQGVGGTVELAPGYLKLIYDIVHKAGGVCIADEVQTGFGRTGSHYWGFETQGVIPDIVTMAKGIGNGLPLGAVVTTPEIASVMAQKIQFNTFGGNPVCSAGGLAVLRVLDKEKRQAHSAEVGSHLLERLRVLEQRHEIIGNVRGRGLMVGVEMVTDRKDKTPAKAETAVVFEKLRELGVLVGKGGIHGNVFRIKPPMCFTKDDADFLVDALDYSLSKL